One stretch of Chloroflexia bacterium SDU3-3 DNA includes these proteins:
- a CDS encoding dihydrodipicolinate reductase, whose product MATRIICYGLGPIGLGIAKLARTRTNIEIVGAVDVDPSKVGRDLGEVLGGEKIGVTITDSITKLADLNADVVLHATGSALARVASQFTEIMSIGANIVSTCEELSYPWTAQPALAAELDAAARKAGVTLIGTGVNPGYAMDALPLMLTAPCASVDSVRVLRVVDAARRRGPLQKKVGAGLTPEQFAEQVKAGTVRHVGLPESLHMLATSLGWELSRTEDVIQPMIADAAITTEFAHVEPGQVAGVHQIARGFCGDREVINLELRMYLGAPDAQDTVEIAGNPPVKMTIQGGLHGDVATAAMVVNTITSVLRAAPGLASMADAPMAHYW is encoded by the coding sequence ATGGCAACACGTATTATCTGTTACGGTCTTGGCCCAATTGGGCTGGGTATTGCGAAGCTCGCACGCACGCGTACGAATATCGAGATCGTTGGGGCGGTGGATGTGGACCCGTCGAAAGTTGGGCGTGATCTCGGCGAGGTGCTGGGCGGCGAGAAGATCGGCGTGACGATCACCGACAGCATCACCAAGCTGGCCGATCTGAATGCGGATGTTGTCCTCCACGCCACCGGATCGGCGCTTGCCCGCGTGGCATCGCAGTTCACCGAGATCATGTCGATCGGCGCAAATATCGTCTCCACCTGCGAGGAGCTTTCCTACCCGTGGACGGCCCAGCCCGCGCTGGCCGCCGAGCTGGATGCCGCCGCCCGCAAGGCTGGCGTCACCCTGATCGGCACGGGTGTGAACCCCGGCTACGCCATGGACGCCCTGCCGCTGATGCTGACCGCGCCCTGCGCCTCCGTCGACTCGGTGCGCGTGCTGCGCGTGGTGGACGCCGCGCGCCGCCGCGGCCCGCTGCAGAAGAAGGTCGGCGCTGGCCTCACCCCCGAGCAGTTCGCCGAGCAGGTCAAGGCCGGCACGGTGCGCCACGTCGGCCTGCCCGAGTCGCTGCATATGCTGGCCACCTCGCTGGGCTGGGAGCTGAGCCGCACCGAGGATGTCATCCAGCCCATGATCGCCGATGCGGCGATCACCACCGAGTTCGCCCACGTCGAGCCGGGCCAGGTTGCGGGCGTGCACCAGATCGCGCGCGGCTTCTGCGGCGACCGCGAGGTGATCAACCTGGAGCTGCGCATGTACCTCGGCGCGCCCGACGCGCAGGACACCGTGGAGATCGCGGGCAACCCGCCGGTGAAGATGACCATCCAGGGCGGCCTGCACGGCGACGTGGCCACGGCGGCCATGGTGGTCAACACTATCACCAGCGTGCTGCGCGCCGCCCCCGGGCTGGCCAGCATGGCCGATGCCCCCATGGCCCACTACTGGTAG
- a CDS encoding response regulator, whose protein sequence is MPTILAVNDDATLLSHLADQLAEAGYHVVRAMDSASAERALDESQPDLALVDPMLEEGGGWALITRLAQRVPVIAISDRGLEEDVVRGLDAGAIDYLALPYRASELLARLRVHLRAAPGRWVPEPPQAAPEAAPPAPEAAPPAAPPTLADIAASQRLGERSTRRKSEEEPVFMSFGEEQRMLNDQERAAMELSSEELEALPLGERLRTARIRRRITLVQAELESKLRMHYIQAMEEEKFSLLPRGPLAEELLKRYATYLGVNTSSAAEEYRRLHYSAPIDPPLALGGKPLPYRLPRVATTAIAVVAALVVAALLIGALNMFAPTAVPSLASSAMALVRSPTPTPTATPTPTNTPTPTATATPTNTPTPTATPTITPTPTITPTPTRTPRPRR, encoded by the coding sequence TTGCCAACCATACTTGCTGTAAATGATGACGCCACCCTGCTGAGCCACCTGGCCGACCAGCTGGCCGAGGCGGGCTACCATGTGGTGCGCGCGATGGACAGCGCCTCCGCCGAGCGCGCGCTCGACGAGTCGCAGCCCGATCTGGCGCTGGTGGACCCGATGCTGGAGGAGGGCGGCGGCTGGGCGCTGATCACCCGCCTCGCGCAGCGGGTGCCGGTGATCGCGATCAGCGACCGCGGGCTAGAGGAGGATGTGGTGCGCGGGCTGGATGCGGGCGCGATCGACTACCTGGCCCTGCCCTACCGCGCCAGCGAGCTGCTGGCCCGGCTGCGGGTGCACCTGCGCGCCGCCCCCGGCCGCTGGGTGCCCGAGCCGCCCCAGGCGGCCCCCGAAGCCGCGCCGCCCGCCCCCGAAGCCGCGCCGCCCGCCGCGCCGCCCACCCTGGCCGACATCGCCGCATCGCAGCGCCTGGGCGAGCGCTCCACCCGCCGCAAGAGCGAGGAGGAGCCGGTGTTCATGTCGTTCGGCGAAGAGCAGCGCATGCTGAACGACCAGGAGCGCGCCGCCATGGAGCTGAGCAGCGAGGAGCTTGAGGCCCTGCCGCTGGGCGAGCGCCTGCGCACCGCGCGCATCCGCCGCCGCATCACGCTGGTGCAGGCCGAGCTTGAGAGCAAGCTGCGCATGCACTACATCCAGGCGATGGAGGAGGAGAAGTTCTCGCTGCTGCCGCGCGGCCCGCTGGCCGAGGAGCTGCTGAAGCGCTACGCGACCTACCTGGGCGTGAACACTTCCAGCGCGGCGGAGGAGTACCGCAGGCTGCACTACAGCGCGCCGATCGATCCGCCGCTGGCGCTGGGCGGTAAGCCGCTGCCCTACCGCCTGCCGCGCGTGGCCACCACGGCCATCGCGGTGGTGGCGGCGCTGGTGGTGGCGGCGCTGCTGATCGGCGCGCTGAATATGTTCGCCCCCACCGCCGTGCCCAGCTTGGCCAGCAGCGCCATGGCCCTGGTGCGCTCGCCCACCCCGACGCCCACGGCCACCCCGACGCCGACCAACACGCCCACGCCCACGGCCACGGCCACCCCGACCAACACGCCCACACCCACGGCCACCCCGACGATCACGCCGACACCGACGATCACGCCGACACCCACGCGCACCCCGCGCCCGCGCCGCTGA
- a CDS encoding class I SAM-dependent rRNA methyltransferase, with amino-acid sequence MSTLKEIQLPTQLKERLAQGHPWVYRNHIPAALRMPSGTWVKARCGGWSGYGLWDDSGPIGIRIYAEQRAPDEAWLRERVRQAWDLRAPLRASDTTAYRWIFGEGDGLPGITVDLYGAYAVVATYMDGADELIDWLVPALRACAPLRGIVLRYRRADTGEESVGRSDEDEPAEEPRAKAAAPRRTSILWGAGPPHDLVIREHGLSFEADLRGGQKTGLFLDHRENRRYVEGISQGCEVLNCFAYTGAFSLYALRGGASHVTSVDIGKGLDASAASNLSLSGLDAARHTFVTADCFETLDAYVKQRRSFDMIILDPPSFAKSKQSRFAAIRAYTRLNALALRCIRSGGTLVSASCTSQVGPEPFKEMLAAAALQAKRRLQITHEAGQPQDHPVPPQFPEGRYLKFVVARVL; translated from the coding sequence ATGTCAACACTCAAAGAAATACAACTACCCACCCAGCTCAAAGAGCGGCTGGCCCAGGGCCACCCGTGGGTCTACCGCAACCATATCCCCGCCGCCCTGCGCATGCCCTCGGGCACATGGGTCAAAGCCCGCTGCGGCGGCTGGAGCGGCTATGGCCTGTGGGATGACAGCGGCCCGATCGGCATCCGCATCTACGCCGAGCAGCGCGCCCCCGACGAGGCCTGGCTGCGCGAGCGCGTGCGCCAGGCCTGGGATCTGCGCGCCCCGCTGCGCGCCAGCGACACCACCGCCTACCGCTGGATCTTCGGCGAGGGCGACGGCCTGCCCGGTATCACCGTCGATCTCTACGGCGCGTACGCCGTGGTGGCCACCTACATGGATGGGGCCGACGAGCTGATCGACTGGCTGGTGCCAGCGCTGCGGGCCTGCGCGCCGCTGCGCGGGATCGTGCTGCGCTACCGCAGGGCGGACACAGGCGAGGAGAGCGTGGGCCGCTCCGACGAGGACGAGCCAGCCGAGGAGCCGCGCGCCAAGGCCGCCGCCCCGCGCCGCACATCTATCCTCTGGGGTGCGGGGCCGCCGCACGACCTGGTGATCCGCGAGCACGGCCTCTCGTTCGAGGCCGACCTGCGCGGCGGCCAGAAGACCGGGCTGTTCCTCGACCACCGCGAGAACCGCCGCTATGTGGAGGGCATCAGCCAGGGCTGCGAGGTGCTGAACTGCTTCGCCTACACCGGCGCGTTCTCGCTCTACGCCCTGCGCGGCGGGGCCAGCCACGTCACCAGCGTCGACATCGGCAAGGGCCTAGATGCCAGCGCCGCCAGCAACCTCTCGCTCAGCGGGCTGGATGCCGCGCGCCACACCTTCGTCACCGCCGACTGCTTCGAGACGCTCGACGCCTATGTGAAGCAGCGCCGCAGCTTCGACATGATCATCCTCGACCCGCCCAGCTTCGCCAAGAGCAAGCAGAGCCGCTTCGCCGCCATCCGCGCCTACACGCGGCTGAACGCGCTGGCGCTGCGTTGCATCCGCAGCGGCGGCACGCTGGTCTCGGCCAGCTGCACCAGCCAAGTCGGCCCCGAGCCGTTCAAGGAGATGCTGGCCGCCGCCGCGCTGCAGGCCAAGCGCCGCCTGCAGATCACCCACGAGGCCGGGCAGCCTCAGGATCACCCCGTGCCCCCGCAGTTCCCCGAGGGGCGCTACCTCAAATTCGTGGTGGCGCGCGTGCTCTAG
- a CDS encoding N-acetylmuramoyl-L-alanine amidase has translation MPPFINRRLSITEWLSYVAAYDFGRIAPTRVVLHHTYIPTIEQWRGLATMQGMQRFYGAKGWRSGPHIYVAPDGIWLATPMKDIGIHAGTGNSGTAGGKLWYSIGCEMVGYYDKVRPSGAVWEGTKAVLGGLSKRLGIAPRQLISFHRDYTNQKSCPGWAVTKDWVWPEIEAWLGNQAAPPQPPPPVQVGTPTPENEALLDLLMNESFQRRGDGYNPDLAFNQYAVQHSLGFPTAKAATLADGGKTYAYQAFARDTLYCEVPRWGEVGRLSDLLGGSIPPSGLGRALLDATYRASGAIFHPDWAFHQYAVAAKLGPPLAESTKLKVGGVEYAYQVYALDTLYNKIPDWQAIHRVSELASASDAASAQLRDALLSATYQKAAGVAYHPDWAFHQIARKLNLGAPLSDSYRVTSGASQYAIQVYATDTLYNIIPKWQEVRRALPLASGGSGVVALSAGGAVPAAKPRAGMQASTLPEDSEIAVVLGRGAVFEQPGAPFHIVRYRVPFAAASGTRSGARARLLVLHSSTGSAEEDLRAMAAPDAQSMAHYYITAEGQIYQLADDDRATFHAGMATWQGRRQNINRISLGITVQRSTKGYTEAAKKALAWLVATLRERYNLAHVVRWGDLDADSRPDGADLSW, from the coding sequence ATGCCGCCGTTCATCAACCGCAGGCTCTCGATCACCGAGTGGCTCTCCTACGTTGCCGCCTACGACTTCGGCCGGATCGCGCCGACGCGGGTAGTGCTGCACCACACCTATATCCCCACCATCGAGCAGTGGCGCGGCCTGGCCACCATGCAGGGCATGCAGCGCTTCTACGGCGCCAAGGGCTGGCGATCCGGGCCGCACATCTACGTGGCCCCCGACGGCATCTGGCTGGCCACCCCTATGAAAGACATCGGCATCCACGCGGGCACCGGCAACTCGGGCACAGCGGGCGGCAAGCTGTGGTATAGCATCGGCTGCGAGATGGTGGGCTACTACGACAAGGTGCGGCCCAGCGGCGCGGTGTGGGAGGGCACCAAGGCGGTGCTAGGCGGCCTATCCAAGCGGCTAGGCATCGCGCCGCGCCAGCTGATCTCCTTCCACCGCGACTACACCAATCAGAAGAGCTGCCCCGGCTGGGCCGTGACCAAGGACTGGGTCTGGCCCGAGATCGAGGCCTGGCTGGGCAACCAGGCCGCCCCGCCCCAGCCGCCGCCGCCGGTGCAGGTGGGCACCCCCACCCCCGAGAACGAGGCCCTGCTCGACCTGCTGATGAACGAGAGCTTCCAGCGGCGCGGCGATGGCTATAACCCCGACCTGGCCTTCAACCAGTACGCCGTGCAGCACAGCCTGGGCTTCCCCACCGCCAAGGCCGCGACCCTGGCCGACGGCGGCAAGACCTACGCCTACCAGGCCTTCGCCCGCGACACGCTCTACTGCGAGGTGCCGCGCTGGGGCGAGGTGGGCAGGCTCTCCGACCTGCTGGGCGGCAGCATCCCGCCGTCGGGGCTGGGCCGCGCGCTGCTGGATGCGACCTACCGCGCCAGCGGGGCCATCTTCCACCCCGACTGGGCCTTTCACCAGTACGCCGTAGCCGCCAAGCTCGGCCCGCCCCTGGCCGAGAGCACCAAGCTGAAGGTGGGCGGCGTCGAGTACGCCTACCAGGTCTACGCGCTCGACACGCTCTACAACAAGATCCCCGACTGGCAGGCCATCCACCGCGTCAGCGAGCTGGCCAGCGCCAGCGACGCCGCCTCGGCCCAGCTGCGCGACGCCCTGCTGAGCGCCACCTACCAGAAGGCGGCGGGCGTGGCCTACCACCCCGACTGGGCCTTCCACCAGATCGCGCGGAAGCTCAACCTGGGCGCGCCGCTCTCCGACTCGTACCGCGTCACATCGGGGGCCAGCCAGTACGCCATCCAGGTCTACGCCACCGACACGCTCTACAACATCATCCCGAAGTGGCAGGAGGTGCGCCGCGCGCTGCCGCTGGCCAGCGGCGGCTCGGGCGTGGTGGCGCTCTCGGCGGGGGGCGCGGTGCCCGCCGCCAAGCCACGGGCCGGTATGCAGGCCAGCACGCTGCCCGAGGACAGCGAGATCGCCGTCGTGCTCGGGCGCGGCGCGGTCTTCGAGCAGCCCGGCGCGCCCTTCCACATCGTGCGCTACCGTGTGCCCTTCGCCGCCGCCTCGGGCACCCGCAGCGGCGCACGCGCGCGCCTGCTCGTGCTGCACAGCAGCACGGGCAGCGCCGAGGAAGACCTGCGCGCCATGGCCGCGCCGGATGCCCAGAGCATGGCGCACTACTACATCACCGCCGAGGGCCAGATCTACCAGCTGGCCGACGACGACCGCGCCACCTTCCACGCGGGCATGGCCACATGGCAGGGTCGGCGGCAGAACATCAACCGCATCAGCCTGGGCATCACCGTGCAGCGCAGCACCAAGGGCTACACCGAGGCGGCAAAAAAGGCGCTGGCCTGGCTCGTCGCCACGCTGCGCGAGCGGTATAATCTGGCCCATGTTGTCCGCTGGGGCGATCTGGATGCCGACAGCCGCCCCGATGGCGCAGATCTCTCCTGGTAG
- a CDS encoding cellulase family glycosylhydrolase, with translation MSKRRIKLLIWLAVALVGLALAAALVRGAASLLASFQRGADPASALHIVPNIAPDIYVDMRWLDDDANVGRTIDPVARADLQNAYLRGWLQWGFSYTKGEPFGLKSYFTGPALAAVGGSVSAAAADGLRIDQVDTSHHMRLHFYSANGALASFTDHDVVVAQVIRDTSGRVVYAGETRADYDVVMVLEDGSWRVRHMVRRSAGKGWEAPTPAPACPGCASVAGARLLVGGQPYTSHGVNYYPQATPWDLFWSTYSTGVIDRDLSRMKGMGLNTVRIFIPYEQFGGPQVDPQKLGLLSDFLGRAHAQGIMVVVTLFDFRADYGTLRWPDADAHMRTLLTSFAASPAILAWDLKNEPDLDYARSGRELVDAWLAHAADMAHHYDPNHPITIGWSSPQAAQSLVEKVDLIQFHYYATAEAFPAAYVSLRAAAQGKPIVLGEFGLPTWNSVFPHGHTEAEQAAYYADMLAALRQTDSAGFMAWTLYDFTAVPASVAGGMPWQVGPQRQLGLLRADGGAKPAAALLAPGAALDVPRPPAWARFAKPFWLAVVLGALLIGALSLWGLRRIRRALPWRATPRLPPAERDPAPAPARQSAAQKSRARRRTAKRKRRR, from the coding sequence ATGTCGAAGCGACGGATCAAGCTGCTGATCTGGCTGGCGGTGGCGCTGGTGGGCCTGGCCCTGGCGGCGGCGCTGGTGCGCGGCGCGGCCAGCCTGCTGGCCTCCTTCCAGCGCGGTGCCGACCCCGCCAGCGCCCTGCACATCGTGCCGAACATCGCGCCCGATATCTACGTAGACATGCGCTGGCTCGATGATGACGCCAATGTCGGGCGCACCATCGACCCCGTGGCCCGCGCCGATCTGCAGAACGCCTACCTGCGCGGCTGGCTCCAGTGGGGCTTCTCCTACACCAAGGGCGAGCCGTTTGGCCTCAAGTCCTACTTCACCGGCCCGGCGCTGGCCGCCGTGGGCGGCTCGGTCAGCGCGGCTGCCGCCGATGGCCTGCGCATCGATCAGGTGGATACATCGCACCACATGCGGCTGCACTTCTACAGCGCGAATGGCGCGCTGGCCTCGTTCACCGACCACGATGTGGTGGTGGCCCAGGTCATCCGCGATACCTCGGGCAGGGTGGTGTACGCGGGCGAGACCCGCGCCGACTATGATGTGGTGATGGTGCTGGAGGATGGCAGCTGGCGCGTGCGCCACATGGTGCGGCGCAGCGCTGGCAAGGGCTGGGAAGCGCCCACCCCCGCGCCCGCATGCCCTGGCTGCGCCAGCGTGGCTGGGGCGCGGCTGCTGGTGGGCGGCCAGCCCTACACCAGCCACGGCGTCAACTACTACCCGCAGGCCACGCCCTGGGATCTGTTCTGGTCCACCTACAGCACCGGCGTGATCGACCGCGACCTCAGCCGCATGAAGGGTATGGGCCTGAACACCGTGCGCATCTTCATTCCCTACGAGCAGTTTGGCGGGCCGCAGGTAGACCCGCAGAAGCTGGGGCTGCTCAGCGATTTTCTGGGCCGCGCCCACGCCCAGGGCATTATGGTGGTGGTGACGCTGTTCGACTTTCGCGCCGACTACGGCACCCTCCGCTGGCCCGACGCCGACGCCCACATGCGCACGCTGCTCACCAGCTTCGCCGCAAGCCCGGCCATCCTGGCCTGGGATCTGAAGAACGAGCCGGATCTGGACTACGCCCGCAGCGGGCGCGAGCTGGTGGATGCCTGGCTGGCCCACGCCGCCGACATGGCCCACCACTACGACCCCAACCACCCGATCACTATCGGCTGGTCCAGCCCGCAGGCCGCGCAGTCGCTGGTGGAGAAGGTCGACCTCATCCAGTTTCACTACTACGCCACCGCCGAGGCCTTCCCCGCCGCCTACGTCAGCCTGCGCGCCGCCGCCCAGGGCAAGCCGATCGTGCTGGGCGAGTTCGGCCTGCCCACCTGGAATTCGGTGTTCCCCCACGGCCACACCGAGGCCGAGCAGGCCGCCTACTACGCCGACATGCTCGCGGCGCTGCGTCAGACCGACAGCGCTGGGTTCATGGCCTGGACGCTCTACGACTTCACCGCGGTGCCCGCCAGCGTGGCGGGCGGCATGCCCTGGCAGGTCGGCCCGCAGCGCCAGCTGGGCCTGCTGCGCGCCGATGGCGGCGCCAAGCCCGCCGCCGCGCTGCTGGCCCCCGGCGCGGCGCTGGATGTGCCGCGCCCGCCCGCCTGGGCGCGCTTTGCCAAGCCGTTCTGGCTGGCCGTGGTGCTGGGCGCGCTGCTTATCGGCGCACTGTCGCTCTGGGGGCTGCGCCGCATCCGCCGCGCTCTGCCCTGGCGAGCAACCCCAAGGCTGCCGCCCGCCGAGCGTGACCCAGCTCCCGCGCCCGCCCGGCAGAGCGCCGCGCAGAAGAGCCGCGCCCGCCGCCGCACCGCCAAGCGCAAGCGCCGCCGCTAA
- a CDS encoding low molecular weight phosphatase family protein: MRPTILIVGAADTGRAPMAAALLRRQIEQRRLPWDVASAGVVGHDDDPPEPEARTTMLHMGLNIDQHRARSVGEDMLAEAALVLAVDSGTARAMRARFAGVALHTLGDLAGRARDIPDPFRMQVGAWMTYARELEAMLIAALDRICGLLGEPPAAPQPQPAPAGATAREAALGRAAQLLVLLADMPEVVRWDAARARLESELDAATAPLAPGDLAKAYGGLLRAALALSAPSPGQAQRLAEAYARLAQPVAQPDIDWLSAQIGGWAAL, translated from the coding sequence ATGAGACCGACGATCCTGATCGTGGGGGCCGCCGACACGGGGCGCGCCCCCATGGCCGCCGCACTGCTGCGCCGCCAGATCGAGCAGCGCCGCCTGCCCTGGGATGTGGCCTCCGCCGGGGTGGTGGGCCACGACGACGACCCGCCCGAGCCAGAGGCCCGCACCACCATGCTGCATATGGGCCTGAACATCGACCAGCACCGCGCCCGCTCGGTGGGCGAGGACATGCTGGCCGAGGCCGCCCTGGTGCTGGCCGTGGACAGCGGCACCGCCCGCGCCATGCGGGCGCGCTTCGCGGGCGTGGCGCTGCACACCCTGGGCGATCTGGCCGGGCGCGCGCGCGACATCCCCGACCCCTTCCGCATGCAGGTGGGCGCGTGGATGACCTACGCCCGCGAGCTAGAGGCCATGCTAATCGCCGCGCTCGACCGCATCTGCGGGCTGCTGGGCGAGCCGCCCGCCGCGCCGCAGCCGCAGCCCGCGCCCGCCGGGGCCACGGCCCGCGAGGCCGCGCTGGGGCGGGCCGCCCAACTGCTGGTGCTGCTGGCCGACATGCCCGAGGTGGTGCGCTGGGATGCGGCGCGGGCCAGGCTGGAGTCCGAGCTGGATGCGGCCACCGCGCCGCTGGCCCCCGGCGACCTCGCCAAGGCCTACGGCGGGCTGCTGCGGGCCGCGCTGGCGCTCAGCGCGCCCAGCCCCGGCCAGGCCCAGCGCCTAGCCGAGGCCTACGCCCGCCTGGCCCAGCCCGTGGCCCAGCCCGATATCGACTGGCTCTCGGCGCAGATCGGCGGCTGGGCGGCGCTCTAG
- a CDS encoding beta-galactosidase: protein MTEQPTTPPSFPFAHMAYGGDYNPEQWPEETWQEDVRLMQEAGVNLVSLGIFSWAKLEPTPGNYDFGWFDRIMDLLHAHGVRVDLASATASPPPWLARLYPESLPVTADGVTLWPGGRQHYCPSSPAYRQAAQALVRQLATRYRDHPALAMWHIGNEYACHVAECFCDESARDFRAWLKRRYATLDALNEAWGTAFWSQQYSDWEEINPPRRAPTYANPTQQLDWRRFSSDALLECFDMERAIIKELTPDVPVTTNFMVNFKPLDYWKWAEHQDVITLDQYQDPAEAHPELNAALNCDMMRSLGHGRPWLLMEQATSNVNWRPHNLIKQPGQMRLWSHQAIARGSAGLMYFQWRAGRAGAEKYHSGMVPHGGSDTRVWREVVALGQELKKLDPLLSASLPAEVAIVLDWDSWWALELDSKPSKDVQLISQIHSYYNVLFQRNIAVDFVQPDADLSAYRLVLAPNLYLVRQQAAQNLEQYVAQGGTLVMSFFSGMVNEHEHIWLGGYPAPFRKLLGLRVEEYVPFAPEQSIALATESDGQFTGDLWADAIDLEGAEALASYTGTFLAGRAAITRHAFGQGAAYYLGTRPTAEGMAWVLGRACEDAGVKPAAVVPARIEAVRRSGPAGDMLYLLNHSGEPAWVTLDTPATDLITGKRCSGALLLEVNDVAILLAE, encoded by the coding sequence ATGACCGAACAGCCCACCACACCGCCCAGCTTCCCCTTCGCCCATATGGCCTACGGCGGCGACTACAACCCCGAGCAGTGGCCCGAGGAGACATGGCAGGAGGACGTGCGCCTGATGCAGGAGGCCGGGGTCAACCTGGTGTCGCTCGGCATCTTCTCGTGGGCCAAGCTGGAGCCGACCCCCGGCAACTACGACTTCGGCTGGTTCGACCGGATCATGGATCTGCTGCACGCCCACGGCGTGCGCGTGGATCTGGCCAGCGCCACCGCCTCGCCGCCGCCCTGGCTGGCCCGCCTGTACCCCGAGTCGCTGCCCGTCACCGCCGACGGCGTGACGCTGTGGCCCGGCGGGCGGCAGCACTACTGCCCCAGCAGCCCGGCCTACCGCCAGGCCGCCCAGGCCCTGGTGCGCCAGCTGGCCACCCGCTACCGCGACCACCCGGCCCTGGCCATGTGGCACATCGGCAACGAGTACGCCTGCCACGTGGCCGAGTGCTTCTGCGACGAGTCGGCCCGCGACTTCCGCGCCTGGCTCAAGCGCCGCTACGCCACGCTGGATGCCCTGAACGAGGCCTGGGGCACGGCATTCTGGAGCCAGCAGTACAGCGACTGGGAGGAGATCAACCCGCCCCGCCGCGCCCCCACCTACGCCAACCCCACCCAGCAGCTCGACTGGCGGCGCTTCTCATCCGACGCGCTGCTGGAGTGCTTCGACATGGAGCGCGCGATCATCAAGGAGCTGACGCCCGACGTGCCCGTCACCACCAACTTCATGGTGAACTTCAAGCCGCTGGACTACTGGAAGTGGGCCGAGCACCAGGATGTGATCACGCTCGACCAATACCAAGACCCCGCCGAGGCCCACCCCGAGCTGAACGCCGCGCTCAACTGCGACATGATGCGCTCGCTGGGCCACGGCAGGCCCTGGCTGCTGATGGAGCAGGCCACCAGCAACGTGAACTGGCGGCCCCACAACCTGATCAAGCAGCCCGGCCAGATGCGGCTGTGGAGCCACCAGGCCATCGCGCGCGGCTCGGCGGGCCTGATGTACTTCCAGTGGCGGGCGGGCCGCGCCGGGGCCGAGAAGTACCACAGCGGCATGGTGCCCCACGGCGGCAGCGACACCCGCGTCTGGCGCGAGGTGGTGGCCCTCGGCCAGGAGCTGAAGAAGCTCGACCCGCTACTCAGCGCCAGCCTGCCCGCCGAGGTGGCCATCGTGCTCGACTGGGATAGCTGGTGGGCGCTGGAGCTGGACAGCAAGCCGTCGAAGGATGTGCAGCTGATCAGCCAGATCCACAGCTACTACAACGTGCTGTTCCAGCGCAACATCGCCGTCGACTTCGTGCAGCCCGACGCCGATCTCTCGGCCTACCGCCTGGTGCTGGCCCCCAACCTCTACCTGGTGCGCCAGCAGGCCGCGCAGAACCTAGAGCAGTACGTGGCCCAGGGCGGCACGCTGGTGATGTCGTTCTTCAGCGGCATGGTGAACGAGCACGAGCACATCTGGCTGGGCGGCTACCCCGCGCCCTTCCGCAAGCTGCTGGGCCTGCGCGTGGAGGAGTACGTGCCCTTCGCGCCCGAGCAGAGCATCGCGCTGGCCACCGAGAGCGACGGCCAGTTCACCGGCGATCTGTGGGCCGACGCCATCGACCTGGAGGGGGCCGAGGCGCTGGCCAGCTACACCGGCACCTTCCTGGCCGGGCGCGCCGCGATCACGCGCCACGCCTTCGGCCAGGGCGCGGCCTACTACCTGGGCACCCGGCCCACCGCCGAGGGCATGGCCTGGGTACTGGGCCGCGCCTGCGAGGATGCCGGGGTCAAGCCCGCCGCCGTCGTGCCCGCACGCATCGAGGCCGTGCGCCGCAGCGGCCCCGCTGGCGACATGCTCTATTTGCTGAACCACAGCGGCGAGCCTGCCTGGGTCACGCTCGACACCCCCGCCACCGACCTGATCACCGGTAAGCGCTGCTCGGGCGCGCTGCTGCTGGAGGTCAACGACGTGGCCATCCTGCTGGCCGAGTAG